The segment atcctgtggtattccctgtatacagggaatccccctccaggaactccacctacagggaatcccattcttttggtcgacatagaccccatcagcgttagTTTACCGCATGAGAATTAATGATTGTTACACTtttagatttttgttttgtttgctcctCCATTTTTCATAAATCATTTGATTAAATGAACATTAAATTTGTTGTGTGTCCAGGGGTTCGGGTTTTGATTTTGGACTTAAATAACATTCTCATAGTCATTCAGCTGAGTGAATGAAAAGCATAATAATAACCGGtgaatgtttgttgttgttgtcagtagCCAATTTGTTGTGTGTCCAGGGGTTCGGGTTTTGATTTTGGACTTAAATAACATTCTCATAGTCATTCAGCTGAGTGAATGAAAAGCATAATAATAACCGGtgaatgtttgttgttgttgtcagtagCCAATTTGTTGTGTGTCCAGGGGTTCGGGTTTTGATTTTGGACTTAAATAACATTCTCATAGTCATTCAGCTGAGTGAATGAAAAGCATAATAATAACCGGtgaatgtttgttgttgttgtcagtagCCAATTTGTTGTGTGTCCAGGGGTTCGGGTTTTGATTTTGGACTTAAATAACATTCTCATAGTCATTCAGCTGAGTGAATGAAAAGCATAATAATAACCGGtgaatgtttgttgttgttgtcagtagCCATGGTTTAACTGAGTACTGTATTTCATCACTGCTGTTTCAGATGCTTCTCATCGTCACAAACTATCGATAAGTCTGTTTGAACTTTTTTTCTGGATGTAAAACAGTGTGCAACATGTTTACTGTGGAAAAACCCCATGTTGCCTTTCCAGTAACAGATAGAAATCTAAGGCCACAATGTACTTAGTTTggatgaatatatatatatcgtcaGTGGCCTTCAAAGACCTCGTAACTTACATTTTCCCGATTTTCGGATTTTTGCATGGTTCCGTCCCTTGATTTTTTTCCTATCATCTGTGAAAAGCTTGTAACTCTATCTATTTTGCAAAGGTCTTTTTCCCCTGATTTTAAAAACCTCGTATTGCCGTTGGGTGTTGAGACATTAGCGACATTAGCGGGAAAACCTCGTATTGTCTGTTTGAATCCCTGCGAGTCTGTTGAAAATCCTCGTAATTGTtccattcaaaacaaaaaagttcaaaacaaaaaagtaaaaacCTCGTATCTACACGTTTTGATCTGGTGAagaggaatttgatttttaaaacacTCATTATCTCAGAACTATGATTTTGAAGATACGAGGTCTTCGAAGGCCACTGACGATATAGTGTTTAGTTTGCAGAACAGTCatttgagtcgccttgtggtgagatatgagcgcgttataaattcttgtattattattactattattagtTTGAGATTGGAATGGCTAAACAAAAAAGGGGTGAAAAATAAACCTGCTGGGAATCAAACAGCCATTCCGTTTGTTATGGTAGACTTTTGATGAGTGCATACCTCAAATTGGTAATTATTTTATTGTCAATAATTATGCCTTGTACAGTCTACTTCGTTAATAACGTCGCCGGATATAATGTCACCCCGTTATATCGTCACCCAAACACCGGTCCCGGCTCAATTCCTTCTTTCCAAGACTATTTTAACCTCGGATATAACgtcgccggatataacgtcactcatccatgtcggctacatgggtgttactcttccggcttttgccggatttccggtttttgaaaaaatctgaagctggaaattccggttttccgggttttcaaaaaaaaacaaaaaaaaaacttcgtttcgctaagttgaaataacgagcagcggttccgatccgacttttgacaccggttcgcgtgctttctcggttcACTCCCTTGGATTTGCTCTatcttgcttattatgatttggtttcgtcggtgtccagaaactttctttcaaacttgagcattttggacccctgcctttcaggttttttgatttttcccagtaacacccatgcggctattatgagttatttctaatatgctgacggttagcaaatgataactcactgatatcgtttgtgagccataccgagactaagggaagtaacatCTTTTaaaattgactaaatttaaaaaacaaacattaccctaaaccaacatatattatTGTTTGGCCTTAGTATACAGTGGAATCCACCTTTTAAGGGCTTTAAAAATATGAGAAaaggtcgggggggggggggggtaacgtTTTCAGACattatgaacacaaaaacgaaaaaggcaaggtctttaaagggaggtgcCACTCTAACACCAGTGTCAAGTCAAAGCTTGGTGCAGGATGAAATTAAAGCCACCAATATTGACCGAAAAATAAATCAACTGCTTGGATTACATTCCTGTGGGTTTTTCCCTCTTTGCATGTAgtagtgtgtgtagtgtgcgtgtgagtgcgtgttCTCTTTgcatgtggtagtgtgtgtgtgtgcgtatgtttatACACAGTAATTGTGTGTGTTAATATGTGTAtgttaatatgtgtgtgttaatatGTGTGTTCCTACTCAGTATGAGTGTATggttgagtgtgtgtctgtgtacacATGCAATCTTCATAATTCACAAACCAGAACACACCACTTTCAACAAAAAGTGTACTGCTTTAATTCTTGCAGATTTAACAATAAACTCTGTCTGAATTCTTGCAGATATGACAACAGCCTCTGTATGAAATAACATCAAAAGAAAACTTGGAAAATACTCaaagcaaaaagaaaacaaccctgTGAACAAAAACTGAGCTCATCCAATCATCTTATCTTAACTCTTTCATTAGGTGTTGCTCTGTctgaaacaacaaaacaaatgtaaaaaacCAAGACAGCACAATTTAAAACCCAAAGACAGCACAATTTAAAACCCAAAGACAGCACAATTTAAAACCCAACTGTAGGCATTTCcatgtcctgaacaaaaacattTCACAAAATAACTACTTTAAACAAATGAACTATTATAACATTATCAAACAAAAACCAGTTTGATTCTGGTTTGAAAACACCAGAACCATAACATTAAGTgtgtctgtcacacacacacacccacatgtaTACCCTCGTTTTGCAGTAATATTCTCATAGAGATTTCTTTCTCTCAAACTTAATAACAACAACCCAACATCATTCACTATTTAAGTTCTCTGCTCCCatctctttattttatttgctcTGTCGAAGTCTCTCCCAGACGTCCCAGCCTCTCGCTCTCTTACTTCTCCGCCTCTGTGAATGTTCCACATTTCGTAAAATCATccacctcttcctctctctgtctctctcacacacacacttgtgcacacacacacatacacagtaacacacacttgtactcacacacacaaacagctgTTCTACATAATCCCTCTGAACAAGCGTGGAACATTGAACACCTGCAGAGCTGATGATTCATCGTCTAGCTAACTTCATCCTCGTTGAGCAGCATGTTGGGAATGCCGTTACTGATGGGGAACTTGCGACCCGTCTCCGGACACACCAGCTCCCCCTCCAGCACCTCCACCTGCGGGACGCAAAGAGTGCATGTTTTACTGACAGTCTCTCGCCTCATTCAGTGTGAGCCTACTGtgaagtgtgagtgtgtgcacgttgttgctattgtacatcaCCGTCAGCTCTGATGAGAAGGGGCGACTAAGTGttccttattattattattattaattatgGCAAGATGCATGCATGggtgtacatacacacacccacgccAACAAACACAGGCACGaggcacacacaaactcacacacagaggcatgagacacacacacacacactcacgtgcacacatacttacacacagGCATGaggcacatacatacacacactcgtgcACGCGCATACTCAAAgacagcacgcacacacacacacacacacacacagacatgacaCACACATCTTTAACAAACATTGTCCACATGTCTGAAATGCTGTtttaagtctctctctcactgacagatgacagacagagacacccacaaacttcttcttcgttcgtgggctgaaactcccacgtacactcgtgttttttgcacgagtggaattttacgtgtatgaccgttttttaccccgccatgtaggcagccatacgccgttttttggaggaagcatgctgggtattttcgtgtttctataacccaccgaactctgacatggattacaggatctttttcgtgcgcacttggtcttgtgcttgcgtgtacacacgggggtgttcggacaccgaggagagtctgcacacaaagttgactctgagaaataaatctctcgccgaacgtggggacgaactcacgctgacagtggccaactggatacaaatccagcgcgctaccgactgagctacatccccgcccgacaCCCACAAACAATCTTTAACCATGCACATTTTTGGAAAGCTGTCTgattcacacaacacacacaccaaaaccaaaacaaaagagGTACCTGCAGCAAAACATGATGAAGAGTTTTCTGCAGGTCTTCCCCAAAGTCAGCTGTCTCGGGCAAAGCTTCTGGCAACTTGTCTGCATGCCCAACCTGCATGACAAAGGGAGAAATTActgaatgataataataataatggacatttattaatcgccccttctcacaagagctcacggcgatttacatattaatttctgccgtgtgagatggaatttttttacacaatacatcacgcattcacatcggccagtaaatctcaagccattacggcgaatatttactttttgcggcctgttattccaagtcacacgggtatttggtggacaatttttatctatgcctatacaattttgccaggaaagacccttttgtcaatcatgggatctttaacgtgcacaccccaatgtagtgtacacgaagggacctcggtttttcgtctcatccgaaagactagcacttgaacccaccacctaggttaggaaaggggggagaaaatagcggcctgacccagggtcgaacacgcaacctctcgattccgagcgcaagtgcgttaccactcggccacccagtcccatgaTCTGGCTAGCAGACTTTCAGAGCTAGTATTTCTTTACACACATGCTCTCACTCTGTTTTGTCAACCCCCCCATGCCAAGCTTGGCATATAGTCACTACACTTTATTGTTATGGAAAAATCTGTGGAGtgtcttctgcttcttctttgtaaactcattgtctcccaggcaCGGACATATATCCATATCCagtcatatggctctatctgaccaggtgcggatatatccgctcagactgttagcttcagttgcttcctgtaacgtcgatctaacgcccgcattccagcgtgttgatgcacagtttctacacagttactacagtTCTgggtgacctgctgcagcacagctggtctcggcaaaaaaaaaccttggtcaacatacGTGGGGTAGAAAGTAttaatgggctgaaactcccacgcaaACTcgggtttttttgcacgagtgggttttcatgtgtatgactgtttttaccatGCCATGGAGACAGCCACACGTCCATTTTgagggatgcatgcttggtattttcttACAATTTATTTCATGTTTCAAttacccaccaaactctgacatggatgacaggatcttttctgtgcaaACTCCACCttgtgcttgcttgcgtgcaCACCCAAAGGAGAATAATGCACTAGCAGAAAGAACGACTGGCTGCCTGGTCCACATGATCCTTTATACATTGTATTTCAACACACTGACCAGCCATAGGATTATTG is part of the Littorina saxatilis isolate snail1 linkage group LG15, US_GU_Lsax_2.0, whole genome shotgun sequence genome and harbors:
- the LOC138949429 gene encoding multifunctional methyltransferase subunit TRM112-like protein gives rise to the protein MKLLTHNMLTSNIIKGVTKGFPLVINPSRVEVQEVDFNPDFITRVLPKLDFTALKQAATQVGHADKLPEALPETADFGEDLQKTLHHVLLQVEVLEGELVCPETGRKFPISNGIPNMLLNEDEVS